The genomic segment AATTGGTAGCGATAGGTCAGATTTCTGGCGGCCTTGCCCATGATTTCAACAACTTATTGAGTATAGTCGTTGGTAATCTTGACGAAATTAAGGAAATTGTGCCCGAGAGCGATGCAGTGGCGCATCAGCAGATTGATTCAGCTTTATCGGCGGCTTTGCGGGGGGCTGAGGTTACGCGCGCATTGTTATCGGTGGCTGGGCGAAGACCACGAGAATCGCTCGAGCATAATATCAACGAGCTTGTGCAAAGCATCATGCCGTTGGTGAACAGCTCTGTCGGATCGGATGTCACCTGCCTGTCTCAGTTCACAGATTTTTCCCTTGTCGCCAGGTTAGACGCCACCGGGCTGAATAATGCCATATTGAACCTTGCAAATAACGCTCGCGACGCAATGAAGCAACGCAGCGGCAACAAAACACTGAGTATAAAAACCAACTACACAACCATCGCAGACGGCACCGATAAGGAAGAAACGGGTCTGTCAGAGGGGCACTACGCGGTTATCGAGGTAGCTGATAGTGGCGAAGGGATGGATGAGGAGACCCGCAAGCATATATTCGAACCATTTTTTACCACCAAGGACAAGGATAAAGGCACCGGGCTGGGTATGCTGATGGTCCATAACTACTTCACAGATCTGGGCGGGACCGTTAGGGTCCGCAGCGAGGTCGGTGTCGGTACCAGCATGACGCTTTATATACCGCTCAACACGAGTTTGTTCGAGGCCCAGCAAGCCATTGAAGAGCAGCGACTGGCGGCACTCAGGGCAACAGGTATAGCGGATTCGTCCCACGACCCACGTTTTGACGCTATCGTGGCGGAGGCTGCAGCTATATTTGACGCTTCTATGGCGGTTTTGACTCTTGTAGATGATGAAACATTACGGATTAAGTCAGGACTGGGCATTCAGGCACCAGAAACGGCTCGCTACGGCTCAATTAGCGCGCACGTCGTGGCACTGCGGCAGCCTCTGATCATTACCCAAGCCAATGCTGACCCGAGGTTTTCAGGACACCCGATGGTTACGTCAGATATAGCAGTACGATTTTTTGCCGGTGTGCCATTATTAAGCTCAGGCCACTATGCACTGGGCGCGCTGTGTGTATTGGATCATTCACAGCGAAGCGGGGGTGTATCTGAATATCAGCTCACGCAACTAAAAATGCTAGCCGAAAAAGCGATGAAAATCATGGAGGCGCCTTCAGTTGATGCGATCGTTCGCGATGTTGATGATGGTGATTTGCATAATGCCGAAAAGGGAGCAGCTAACGTTAGTAGCGATGTATT from the Candidatus Marimicrobium litorale genome contains:
- a CDS encoding ATP-binding protein; this translates as MVITFTIMMLIAGIGLLLFSLRSLRILTNAIGNDGTRRYWRFVRGLIWLFLTSYLLALYMTLQPHSPHMVALTGFVFFCGGIFVMLVLELSKRSIAELEASNEAKRKAETEVALHRTQALERHKLVAIGQISGGLAHDFNNLLSIVVGNLDEIKEIVPESDAVAHQQIDSALSAALRGAEVTRALLSVAGRRPRESLEHNINELVQSIMPLVNSSVGSDVTCLSQFTDFSLVARLDATGLNNAILNLANNARDAMKQRSGNKTLSIKTNYTTIADGTDKEETGLSEGHYAVIEVADSGEGMDEETRKHIFEPFFTTKDKDKGTGLGMLMVHNYFTDLGGTVRVRSEVGVGTSMTLYIPLNTSLFEAQQAIEEQRLAALRATGIADSSHDPRFDAIVAEAAAIFDASMAVLTLVDDETLRIKSGLGIQAPETARYGSISAHVVALRQPLIITQANADPRFSGHPMVTSDIAVRFFAGVPLLSSGHYALGALCVLDHSQRSGGVSEYQLTQLKMLAEKAMKIMEAPSVDAIVRDVDDGDLHNAEKGAANVSSDVFSVLIVDDEAELAELAATWLGSFGWKVSISENAAQALDQLSKHYYSVLFTDIVMPGGMDGIELAHEAKKIYPNIKVLLASGYADRLRRESSLPGDLLTKPYRKSDLIEALGRL